The Lycium ferocissimum isolate CSIRO_LF1 chromosome 10, AGI_CSIRO_Lferr_CH_V1, whole genome shotgun sequence genome window below encodes:
- the LOC132034860 gene encoding MDIS1-interacting receptor like kinase 2-like has protein sequence TDSIPITIGDLTELQILYFYSNQISGPIPSELGNLKNLTELELSHNQLTGSIPITLGDLTELQILYLYSNKLSGPIPSELGNLKNLTKLNLLDNQLTGSIPKTLGDLTELQILCLRSNKLSGPIPSELGNLKNLTVLELSLNQLSGHLPDQLCQSGKLENFTVNSNKLTGPIPISLRKCSSFKRVRFDNNSFTGNLSEAFGIYPKLQFIDLSDNDFHGELSSNWGKCKNLTNLKVARNNISGSIPPEIGNIKGLLGLDLSSNHLIGQIPKEIGDITSLVKSGDYVHLFQLNLSNNKFGQKIPMEIGRITQLNILDLSHNHLVGGIPPYLSNLKSLVSLNLSHNGLSGRIPEELEKLTGLQYVVLSYNELEGPIPNNKAFINASLEGNKGLCGNVRGLQPCERPSSVVKKQSVAKRRKLILITVLPVMGELVLLCAFIGVLFMCDKRKKVRDVERRDDGWISISMLDGKALYRDILNATEEFDAKFCIGKGGHGSVYKVNIPSLGNIAVKRLHSSSENAHPKCFMNEVRVLIGIKHRNIVNLYGYCSNAKNSLLVYEYVERGSLSSILSNEVESKKLDWLKRVNIIKGVAFALSYMHQDCSPPIVHRDISSSNVLLDLEYEARVSDFELAYTMKVTQMCDVYSFGVLALEIIKGKHLGEYITMLANLSTRDHVQLSDLLDERLPYPEDRVKEVLCFIIKLASSCLLETPKSRPIMQFISNRLSSMNPHPPTHVRRAI, from the exons ACCGATTCAATTCCAATTACTATAGGTGACTTAACTGAGCttcaaattttgtatttttattctAACCAAATTTCTGGTCCTATTCCTAGTGAGTTGGGGAATTTGAAAAACCTCACCGAACTGGAATTATCCCATAATCAGCTTACCGGTTCAATTCCAATTACTCTAGGTGACTTAACTGAGCTTCAAATTTTGTATCTTTATTCTAACAAACTTTCTGGTCCCATTCCTAGTGAATTGGGGAATCTGAAAAACCTCACCAAACTGAATTTATTAGATAATCAACTTACTGGTTCAATTCCCAAAACTCTAGGTGACTTAACTGAGCTTCAAATTTTGTGTCTTCGTTCTAACAAACTTTCTGGTCCCATTCCTAGTGAATTGGGGAATTTGAAAAACCTCACTGTACTGGAATTATCACTTAACCAACTTTCAGGCCATTTGCCAGACCAGCTTTGCCAAAGTGGGAAACTTGAGAACTTCACCGTGAATAGCAACAAGCTAACAGGGCCTATACCAATTAGCTTGAGGAAGTGCTCTAGTTTCAAAAGGGTTCGCTTTGATAACAATAGTTTCACTGGGAATTTATCTGAAGCTTTTGGCATCTATCCTAAGCTTCAGTTCATTGATTTAAGTGACAATGATTTTCATGGTGAACTCAGCAGCAATTGGGGGAAATGCAAGAATTTGACAAATCTGAAGGTAGCCAGAAATAACATAAGTGGTAGCATACCACCAGAGATTGGAAATATCAAAGGGCTTCTTGGACTTGATCTTTCATCGAATCATTTGATTGGGCAGATTCCTAAGGAAATTGGAGATATAACCTCTCTAGTTAAGTCAG GAGATTACGTGCACTTGTTTCAGTTGAACCTGAGCAACAACAAATTTGGGCAGAAAATTCCAATGGAGATAGGGAGGATAACTCAACTTAATATACTTGATTTGAGCCATAATCATCTTGTTGGAGGAATACCCCCTTATCTATCTAATTTGAAGAGCTTGGTAAGCTTAAATCTTTCCCACAATGGCCTCTCTGGCCGCATTCCCGAAGAACTTGAAAAATTGACTGGTTTGCAATATGTCGTGTTGTCATACAATGAGTTGGAAGGTCCAATCCCTAATAATAAGGCTTTTATTAATGCCTCATTAGAGGGAAATAAAGGTCTTTGCGGAAATGTAAGAGGACTCCAGCCTTGCGAAAGGCCATCTTCTGTGGTGAAGAAGCAGTCAGTGGCAAAGAGACGTAAACTCATCCTCATCACTGTACTTCCTGTTATGGGAGAACTAGTACTACTCTGTGCTTTCATTGGTGTTCTCTTTATGTgtgataaaagaaagaaagttagaGATGTTGAAAGACGTGATGATGGTTGGATTTCGATATCCATGTTAGATGGAAAGGCATTATATAGAGATATCTTAAATGCCACAGAGGAGTTTGATGCAAAATTTTGCATCGGAAAAGGAGGGCATGGAAGTGTTTACAAGGTAAACATTCCATCATTAGGGAATATAGCTGTGAAGAGACTTCATTCTTCATCTGAGAATGCACATCCCAAATGCTTTATGAATGAAGTAAGGGTATTGATTGGGATTAAGCACCGGAACATTGTGAACCTCTACGGCTATTGTTCGAATGCAAAAAACTCGTTGTTGGTTTACGAGTATGTGGAGAGGGGGAGTTTGTCTAGTATTTTGAGCAATGAAGTTGAGTCCAAGAAATTGGATTGGCTTAAAAGGGTGAATATCATTAAGGGTGTTGCTTTTGCTTTATCTTACATGCACCAGGATTGCTCACCACCTATTGTTCATCGTGACATATCAAGCAGTAATGTTTTGCTTGATTTGGAGTATGAAGCTCGTGTTTCAGATTTTG AGCTTGCATATACAATGAAGGTTACACAAATGTGTGATGTCTATAGCTTTGGAGTATTAGCATTGGAGATAATCAAAGGAAAGCATCTTGGGGAATACATTACTATGCTAGCAAATTTGTCGACTAGAGATCATGTGCAGCTTAGCGATTTGCTTGACGAACGTCTTCCATATCCTGAAGATAGGGTAAAAGAGGTTTTGTGTTTTATCATCAAGCTAGCAAGTTCTTGTTTGCTTGAAACTCCAAAATCAAGGCCAATAATGCAGTTTATCTCTAATAGGTTATCATCAATGAATCCCCATCCACCTACTCATGTAAGGCGAGCTATATAA
- the LOC132035388 gene encoding probable leucine-rich repeat receptor-like protein kinase At1g35710 has protein sequence MMMVPRVFSFLQLSTLLYLFIVTFASTEEATALLKWKVTTLNQNNSLLASWTLSTDACRDWYGVKCLNGRVNMLNITNVSVIGTLYDFPFSSLPFLEFVDLSMNQLSSTIPPEIGKLTNLVYLDLSMNNLSSSIPITLGDLTELQILYLHSNKLSGPIPSELGNLKNLSDLKLSHNRPYRFNSNYSR, from the coding sequence ATGATGATGGTTCCCAGagtattttctttccttcagcTTTCCACTCTGTTATAtctcttcatagttacttttgCTTCTACTGAGGAAGCAACTGCTCTCCTCAAATGGAAAGTAACTACCCTAAACCAAAATAATTCTCTATTGGCTTCTTGGACATTAAGCACTGATGCATGCAGGGACTGGTATGGAGTTAAATGCTTAAATGGTAGGGTAAACATGTTGAATATTACAAATGTTAGTGTCATTGGCACACTCTATgattttccattttcatcactcccttttcttgaatttgttgaTCTTAGCATGAACCAGCTCTCTAGTACCATCCCACCAGAAATTGGTAAGCTCACTAATCTTGTCTATCTTGACTTGTCGATGAATAatctttctagttcaattcctATTACTCTAGGTGACTTAACTGAGCTTCAAATTTTGTATCTTCATTCTAACAAACTTTCTGGTCCCATTCCTAGTGAGTTGGGGAATCTGAAAAACCTCAGTGATTTGAAATTATCCCATAATCGCCCTTACCGGTTCAATTCCAATTACTCTAGGTGA